The DNA window GGCCTTCAAGCTGATCGAGAGTGAGACCCCGGGTGCGGAGGCGACCGAGTACATCTACCAGCGGCTGGACAACGAGACCGGGACCGCAGAGGCGTTCCTGAAGAAGCTGAGTCCCGAGGAGTGCAAGCAGATCATCGCCGATCGCGTCGGCGACACGGTCCGGCAGCACGTCCCGGCGGGCTCCACACTCGTGGTCGGCGTCAGCGGCGGCGGTGACAGCAACGCCATGCTGTACGGCCTGAGCCGGCTCAAGGACCACGGCATCACCGTCCGCCCCGTGATCCTCAAGGGCATCCCGGACTGGGATGCCGGGGTGCCGCGGGCCGAGGCGCTCTGCGAGAACTACGGCCTCGATCTCAAGGTCATGGAGGCCGACGAGGTCAAGGACCTGCTCGGCATCCCGCGTGACTCGGTCGATCTGATCGACCGCTTCGAGCAGGAGTTCCAGGGCGACGACTTCGAGTTCCTGGGCACCCTGATGATCCGGCTCGCACTGTCCAAGTACGCCCGCGAGCTCGGCACTCAGTACATCGTGACCGGCGTCAACCTCGAAGACATCGTCTGCGAGAACCTCTTCCGCGTCTCAAGCGGCCTCAAGCCCGCCGGCTTCCCGGTCCGAACCATCGGCGACGTGACCCTGGTGCTGCCGCTGTGGCTGTGCCCCAAGCGCATCATCGACGGCTGCTTCCCCAAGTTCTCGCTGGAGAACTACGACGCCCGCTACCCGTGCTTCTCGCTGGGCCGCAACCTCTACTACAGCGTCGTGTACGCCATGCAGTCCCAGTTCCCCGGATACCTGGAGCAGCTGGCGCGGGGCATGTCCGAGCTCAGCCTCAAGGACCCGGTCGAGTACACGTACAACGAGCAGCTCGGCTTCCACACCGAGCGCACCGTCCCCTTCCCGCTGCTGCGCCGCTTCCAGCGGATGCTCACCGGAGCCACGCCCAACTGAACTGAGCTGAGCTGAGGCACGACGGAACGGGACGAAGGAGGCCATCACCATGTCCGATCTGGACAACCCGGGCAAGGGCGTACGCGCCATCACGGACGACGAGGTCGCCCACTACCTGGAGCACGGCTGGGTCAGACTCGAAGGCTTTATGCAGCCGTGGCTGGTGGAGGAACTGCTTGCCCACGGGCAGGCGAAGATGGGCGCCGACCCGTTGACGCTCAGCAGCGCGGCCCCCAAGGACCTTCAGGCCAACGAGTTCAAGTGGTACGAGCGTTGGGACGGACCGTCTCACCACGATGACTGGATCAAGAAGGTCAGTCACTCACCGGAGCTGGCCGCCGGCGCCGCCCGGCTGATGGGTCTGGACGCCGTCCGTTTCTACTTCGACCACTTCTTCGTCAAGGTACCCGCCGAGGAGAAGGGCGGGACCGAGACTCCCTGGCACCAGGACTTCCCGCACCACCCGCTGGACCGCATGGGCGCGCTGACCATGTGGATCCCACTGGTCGAGTGCCCGCCGGAGAAGGGCACCATGCGCTTCCTGAGCGGCTCGCACCGGATCGGCGCCCTCGGGCGCTATCTCAACCGGCATGACAAGATCAACCTGCTGGACGAGAACCCGTGGGTGGCCGAGAAGTTCGAGGCGTCACCGCCGCTGCACCTGATGCCCGGCGACGCCACCGTGCACCACCTCGGCATCACGCACTATGCCCCGCCGAACACCACGGACAGCCCCCGCTGGGTCTACACCACGCAGTGGCTGCCGCCGGCAGCCCGGTTCACCGGTGCGCCGAACCACCGTACGGACGGACTCGACCTCGAGATCGACAAGCCGCTCGACCACCCGCGCTTCCCGGTCATCTCGGTCTGACGGGCAGCGGCGGGGTACGACAGGTCAGGACCAGAATGAAGCGAATGGGGCGGAACGTGGCTGTGAGAGTCGCGGCTGTGGACTGCGGCACCAACTCCATCCGGCTGCTCGTGGCCGAGCGAGACGCTCACACCGGCGCGGTGGTCGAACTCGCCCGCCGGTCGCGGATCGTGCGGCTCGGGCAGGGGGTCGGACGGACCGGGCGGTTCGCGCCCGAGGCGTTGGAGCGCACCTTCGCGGCCTGCGCGGAGTTCGCCCAAGTCATCGAGGAACTCAAGGCCGAAAGCGTCGCATTCGTCGCCACCTCCGCCACCCGGGACGTGGCCGACCGCGCGGAGTTCTTCTCCGGTGTGCAGCGCATCCTCGGTGTGCGTCCCGAGGTGATCAGCGGCGACGAGGAGGCCGGCCTCTCCTTTGCCGGCGCCGTCGGGAGCCTGTCGACCGGCCCAGGCCCCTGGCTGGTGATCGACATCGGGGGCGGCTCCACGGAGTGCGTTGTCGGAGCTTCGGCAAGGAGTGCCCCGGAGAGCGGGGGTACCACGTCCGGCGCCCTGGACGTCCATGCGTCCGTCTCCCTGGACATCGGGTCCGTACGGCTGACGGAGCGGCACCTTGCCGACTCGGAAGGATCGCTGGACCGGGCCTCGCCGGAGGGCATCGCAGCCGTGCGCCGGGATGTCGAGGCGGCTCTCGGAGGGGCGGCGGCCCGGCTTCCCCTCGCGCCCCGGCCCACGCTGGTCGGTGTCGGCGGCTCCGTCACCACGCTGGCGGCGGTCCGAAGGGGCAGCAAGGACGGGGTGCACGGGGTGCGGCTCGACATCGACGAGGTCCGCGAGGTCAGCCGCCTGCTGCTGTCTGCCGACCGGGCGCAGCGCGCCGCCATCGACGTCATCGAGCCAGGACGGGTGGACGTCATCCCGGCCGGGTCCCTCATCCTGCTCACCGCGATGGAGAGGCTGGGATTCCCCGAGATCGTCGTCAGCAGGCACGGTCTGCTGGACGGGCTGGCACACCGTCTCGTCGGCTGAACCGCGCCCGCGGCTCGCGTTCCGAAGTCCGGGATCCGAAGGAGAGACCACCCCCATGACCCCCACGACACCCATCGGCGCCGGCAAGCCCCAGCTGGCCTGCTCGTTCTGCGGGAAGCGGATGGACGAGGTGACCCAGCTGGTGGAGGGGCCGGGTGTCCAGATATGCGACGGCTGCGTCGAACTGTGCAGCGAGGCGGTGGCCGAGGGCGCCCGCAACCGTGCCCAGGCGGAGCAGGGCGGCCGCGAACTGCCCAGGCCCTGGGAGCTGCGCGGCTTCCTGGACGGCTATGTCGTCGGCCAGGACACCGCCAAGCGGGCCCTGTGCGTCGCCGTCTACAACCACTACAAGCGCGTCGACCGCGCAGCGGCGCTCGGCCCGGACGCCGTCGAGCTGGCCAAGTCGAACATCCTGCTGCTCGGACCCACCGGCTCCGGCAAGACGCTGCTCACCCAGAGCCTGGCCCGCATCCTCGACGTCCCGTACGTCGCCGTGGACGCCACCGGGCTGACCGAGGCGGGGTACGTCGGCGAGGACGTCGACAGCATCCTGACCAAGCTGCTGCGGGCAGCCGGCAACGACCCGCGGAAGGCTGAGACCGGCATCGTCTACCTGGACGAGATCGACAAGCTCGCCCGCAGCCCCCAGGCATCCTCCGGCGGTCGCGACGTCTCCGGCGAGGGAGTCCAACAGGCCCTGCTGAAGATCCTTGAAGGCACCGTCGTCACCTTGTCCGGCGGCGACAAGGGCGCCCAGGCGGTTCGCGGGCGCGGGTACTCCAGCCGGGAGCCGGTGCGCATCGACACCTCCGGCATTCTCTTCATCGCCGCTGGTGCCTTCAGCGGCCTGGAGGAGATCGTGGACAAGCGCCGGTCGCGCGGCAGCGTCGGCTTCGGCGGAGCCCTCCAGACCTCGGCCTCGGCCGCCGACCGCACCGGGGCCGCCGGGGTGACCGCGGCGGACCTGGTGAAGTTCGGCCTCATCCCCGAGTTCATCGGCCGCTTTCCCGTCCTCACCGCACTGCGCAGACTGGACCGCTCCGACTTGCTGCGTGTGCTGACCGAACCGCGCAATGCCCTGGTGAAGCAGTACCAGACCCTGTTCGAACTCGACGGCGTCGAGCTTGAGTTCGAGCAGGAGGCGTTGGAGGCTGTAGCGGATGAGGCGATAGCCAGGGAGACGGGGGCGCGCGGCCTGCGCGGCATTCTGGAGGATGCCCTGATCCCCGCCATGTACGACATCCCGTCGCTGCGCGACATCGTGCGGGTCACCGTCACGGCGGACGTGATCACGGATCGTGTGGAACCGGTGCTCACCGTCGCGGAAACCGGCCGTGACCGACGGGCCGGTTCAGCGGGATGAGCCCCCACGACCGCACCCGATGTGGTCCGATCGAAGCCGTGGGGGGACTTCTTGCCGAGCAGAGACAGGAACACCGAATGCCCGACTGGCAGTTGATCACCCGAACCGAGGCCAAGGCGCAGCTCTACATGCGCGAGACCTACTTCCGCGAGGGTCTCGCGGACGCCCAGGACACCTTCGGGGACGCGCTTGAGGACGGCCTCTGGCACTCCTCGATGATCATGGTGAAGGCGGACGGCCTTGCAGCCGGCACGCTCGCCCCGGTCGTCGAGTTCCTGCGTGAACACGACTTCGCGGTCGTCGGCGTGGAGGAAGTCCGGTTCACCCGCACACTCTGGCGTGAGCTGTGGCGCTTCCAGCTCACCTCGGCCACCCTCGACCGCCTCGCCGTCAACGATGCCGTGCACCCGGGCCGGTCGGCGCTGCTCCTGCTGCTGCGCAGCGGCGCGGGCCACGACCTGCCCGGGACGGTCCGGCTCAGTGGTCTCAAGGGATCCGCCGGCGGCCCCGCCAAGGGCAGCCTGCGGGACCGCCTGGGCCAGCCCAACCGGGTCTTCAGCTATGTCCATGTGCCGGACGAACCCGCCGACCTGCTACGCGAGTTGGGCCTGCTGCTCGACTCCAGGGCCCGCCGCCGCGCCCTGGCCGCGCTTGCCTCCGGTCGGATCGGAGACGAGGGCACCGCCCGATTGGAAGCAGCCCTGACGGCGCACACAGGCCGCTCCCTGGCCGCAGAGCCGGCCGCCCGGCGGATCGAGGCTGCGATCCAGGACTCCCTGGACCAGGGCACCGTGGCAGCGGAGCAGGCCGCCCAGCTGCTGGACCATCTGAAGGCCCTGGACAGCGGCAGCCCGGTGCCGTGGCGGTCCTTCTACCAGCTCGCAGCCGACAGCGGCCTGGCGGCCGACCCCTGGGACCTCGCGATCCTCGGCGCCACCCATGTCGTCTGCGACGAGACGGGCTTCGCCAAGGTCCTGACCAACCCCGACCCCGAGGACTGGCGCACTGCGCCTGCCACGGTTGCCGAATCAGCCCCGGCCGGCGAGGAGCCGGACTGCCGAAGGAAGACCCCCATGTTCATGCATCGCATCACGACCGCGGACCAGATGCCCGATGAGCGGGCCTGGCACGCGCTCACCCGCTCCCCGCGCAAGCGCGAGCTGTTCGCCGACGACCTCTACTTCCGCGAGGCATGGGCCGATGCCGACGCTGTCCTCGGGGACGGCGCACTCGACCTGCTGAGCCAGGTGGCGCTGTTCAACTTCAAGCCCGACGGCCTGGTGGGCCGCCGTGCGAGCCGGACCCTCGACTTCTTCGAGGAACACGGCTTCACCGTGGTGGGAACGGCGCCGATGCGTCTCAACCGTCACTCCATGCGCGAGGTGTGGCGCTATGACTGGAACGTCTACACCCCCGATCGACTCGCCCTGTGCTCCCTGATGCACAGCGCCACGGAGACGGTCCTGCTCATCCTCCGTGACCACCGCTACGACGGGGTGATTCCCGCTGCCGTGCGCCTGTCCGACCTCAAGGGCTCGGCGGACCCCAAGGCCCGCGGCCCTGAGGCACTGCGCTCCGTGCTCGCCCCGCCGAACCGGGTCATCAACTTCAACCATGTGGCCGACGAGCCCGCCGACCTGGTCCGGGAGATCGGCATCTTCCTCGATCGCGCCGAACGCCGCACGCTCTTCGAGGAGGTGCGCCGCGACTTCTCCTCGGACCTGTCCGAGCGAGCCCGGTCCGAGGTCGAGCGGCTCGAGAACCTCATCCCCGCCAACGACTTCGACCTGGACCAGGCCCTGGACCG is part of the Peterkaempfera bronchialis genome and encodes:
- a CDS encoding tRNA lysidine(34) synthetase produces the protein MPTNPVFHGNPPSVAVVTSHGRQTLSGNSDDRLIDVLNRHNVPWSAISAYVIHKAGEAPQLFPSLDVRLGELEEGAEVLLYFNRNVNPFKFSLGAFKLIESETPGAEATEYIYQRLDNETGTAEAFLKKLSPEECKQIIADRVGDTVRQHVPAGSTLVVGVSGGGDSNAMLYGLSRLKDHGITVRPVILKGIPDWDAGVPRAEALCENYGLDLKVMEADEVKDLLGIPRDSVDLIDRFEQEFQGDDFEFLGTLMIRLALSKYARELGTQYIVTGVNLEDIVCENLFRVSSGLKPAGFPVRTIGDVTLVLPLWLCPKRIIDGCFPKFSLENYDARYPCFSLGRNLYYSVVYAMQSQFPGYLEQLARGMSELSLKDPVEYTYNEQLGFHTERTVPFPLLRRFQRMLTGATPN
- a CDS encoding phytanoyl-CoA dioxygenase family protein, whose translation is MSDLDNPGKGVRAITDDEVAHYLEHGWVRLEGFMQPWLVEELLAHGQAKMGADPLTLSSAAPKDLQANEFKWYERWDGPSHHDDWIKKVSHSPELAAGAARLMGLDAVRFYFDHFFVKVPAEEKGGTETPWHQDFPHHPLDRMGALTMWIPLVECPPEKGTMRFLSGSHRIGALGRYLNRHDKINLLDENPWVAEKFEASPPLHLMPGDATVHHLGITHYAPPNTTDSPRWVYTTQWLPPAARFTGAPNHRTDGLDLEIDKPLDHPRFPVISV
- a CDS encoding Ppx/GppA phosphatase family protein, giving the protein MAVRVAAVDCGTNSIRLLVAERDAHTGAVVELARRSRIVRLGQGVGRTGRFAPEALERTFAACAEFAQVIEELKAESVAFVATSATRDVADRAEFFSGVQRILGVRPEVISGDEEAGLSFAGAVGSLSTGPGPWLVIDIGGGSTECVVGASARSAPESGGTTSGALDVHASVSLDIGSVRLTERHLADSEGSLDRASPEGIAAVRRDVEAALGGAAARLPLAPRPTLVGVGGSVTTLAAVRRGSKDGVHGVRLDIDEVREVSRLLLSADRAQRAAIDVIEPGRVDVIPAGSLILLTAMERLGFPEIVVSRHGLLDGLAHRLVG
- the clpX gene encoding ATP-dependent Clp protease ATP-binding subunit ClpX, with product MTPTTPIGAGKPQLACSFCGKRMDEVTQLVEGPGVQICDGCVELCSEAVAEGARNRAQAEQGGRELPRPWELRGFLDGYVVGQDTAKRALCVAVYNHYKRVDRAAALGPDAVELAKSNILLLGPTGSGKTLLTQSLARILDVPYVAVDATGLTEAGYVGEDVDSILTKLLRAAGNDPRKAETGIVYLDEIDKLARSPQASSGGRDVSGEGVQQALLKILEGTVVTLSGGDKGAQAVRGRGYSSREPVRIDTSGILFIAAGAFSGLEEIVDKRRSRGSVGFGGALQTSASAADRTGAAGVTAADLVKFGLIPEFIGRFPVLTALRRLDRSDLLRVLTEPRNALVKQYQTLFELDGVELEFEQEALEAVADEAIARETGARGLRGILEDALIPAMYDIPSLRDIVRVTVTADVITDRVEPVLTVAETGRDRRAGSAG
- a CDS encoding nucleoside-diphosphate kinase, with the protein product MPDWQLITRTEAKAQLYMRETYFREGLADAQDTFGDALEDGLWHSSMIMVKADGLAAGTLAPVVEFLREHDFAVVGVEEVRFTRTLWRELWRFQLTSATLDRLAVNDAVHPGRSALLLLLRSGAGHDLPGTVRLSGLKGSAGGPAKGSLRDRLGQPNRVFSYVHVPDEPADLLRELGLLLDSRARRRALAALASGRIGDEGTARLEAALTAHTGRSLAAEPAARRIEAAIQDSLDQGTVAAEQAAQLLDHLKALDSGSPVPWRSFYQLAADSGLAADPWDLAILGATHVVCDETGFAKVLTNPDPEDWRTAPATVAESAPAGEEPDCRRKTPMFMHRITTADQMPDERAWHALTRSPRKRELFADDLYFREAWADADAVLGDGALDLLSQVALFNFKPDGLVGRRASRTLDFFEEHGFTVVGTAPMRLNRHSMREVWRYDWNVYTPDRLALCSLMHSATETVLLILRDHRYDGVIPAAVRLSDLKGSADPKARGPEALRSVLAPPNRVINFNHVADEPADLVREIGIFLDRAERRTLFEEVRRDFSSDLSERARSEVERLENLIPANDFDLDQALDRLEASGRIPADDMERLRKESGGGKGMAFDELTAIVDPHDPAIDRWDFVRVATEVLPVERKGFGGSLPAPVSADWVRTAAESPAP